A single region of the Pontibacter kalidii genome encodes:
- a CDS encoding phage holin family protein yields MRLFTILIAFASIYQEAGEWFNKYVFADWDFVPFLVIFVTIDTFTGVYVNAKLKRLHSFKMRSVFEKLQQYAVGLIIIHGIASHLVDGSPNQVVHMLVPFLKGGFYVYMLVCEAISVEENLSKIGKGYLPVWLKSKLVDYKETGKVPSPDQEQPSL; encoded by the coding sequence ATGCGCCTGTTCACTATCCTGATCGCTTTCGCCTCCATCTACCAGGAGGCGGGCGAGTGGTTCAATAAGTATGTTTTCGCGGACTGGGACTTTGTGCCTTTCCTGGTGATTTTCGTCACGATAGACACTTTCACTGGTGTGTATGTAAATGCGAAGCTCAAGCGGCTGCACTCTTTCAAAATGCGATCGGTGTTTGAGAAGCTTCAGCAGTATGCGGTGGGGCTGATCATCATTCATGGTATTGCCTCTCATTTAGTCGATGGCTCTCCGAACCAGGTTGTACACATGCTGGTGCCTTTCCTGAAGGGTGGCTTCTATGTGTATATGCTAGTCTGTGAAGCAATATCCGTGGAAGAGAACCTGAGTAAGATCGGCAAGGGTTACCTACCTGTTTGGCTCAAATCAAAGCTGGTCGATTACAAGGAAACCGGGAAAGTGCCCTCTCCTGATCAGGAGCAACCATCATTGTAA
- a CDS encoding lysozyme yields the protein MNKHLKTNLLGLALIHQFESCRLNAYLCPAGVWTIGYGCTYYENGAPVKRGEKITKERADELFAVVLRGFEEKVKRAVTAPLTLNQFSALVSFTFNCGEANFRKSTLLRKVNANPADKTIAAEFAKWKNGGGKELPGLVRRRKAESDLYFS from the coding sequence ATGAACAAGCATCTGAAAACCAACCTGCTCGGCCTTGCGCTCATCCACCAGTTTGAGAGCTGTCGGCTTAATGCCTACCTGTGCCCGGCCGGCGTCTGGACCATAGGCTATGGCTGTACCTATTATGAAAACGGAGCTCCTGTGAAGCGAGGTGAAAAGATCACGAAGGAGCGGGCAGACGAACTGTTTGCAGTTGTGCTGCGAGGCTTTGAGGAGAAGGTGAAAAGAGCCGTAACTGCCCCGCTCACGCTGAACCAGTTCAGCGCGCTGGTGAGCTTCACGTTTAACTGCGGCGAGGCAAACTTCAGAAAGAGCACCCTGCTCCGGAAGGTTAATGCTAACCCAGCCGACAAAACCATTGCTGCCGAGTTTGCCAAATGGAAGAACGGGGGAGGGAAAGAGCTGCCGGGCCTAGTGCGCAGAAGAAAAGCGGAGTCTGACCTATATTTCAGTTAA
- a CDS encoding DUF6712 family protein, translating into MALFKTKEEFQKIVRVNRATFSLENVLPDILLVERDQIKKLLGATLYAKLHAGYQDDTLDDKQKELLYLVQYALGNLAMVSYMDINQVLISDGGITRSDKAAYRFQIRSLKLNLLTKGYNGLESVLEFLEEHEKAENFTDWGINSAVVVTRQFFINSAREYSQEYDISDSRMTYLSLQSIIKKVEPFAVESVIGEALYEEIKAQIKEGNVSDENKLLLSKFIRPAVAHLVAAKAIAERSFKFSGDTISLNLEMLVDDTSEGAMANNDQLLLKKIEQAYTDGQTFLSKLRQYLNKNASADNYKAYFESELYTPDHVVPATFRNKPDTKVFAFI; encoded by the coding sequence ATGGCCCTATTTAAAACCAAAGAAGAGTTTCAGAAAATCGTCCGGGTGAACAGGGCGACTTTCAGCCTAGAGAACGTGCTGCCTGATATCCTGCTAGTGGAGCGCGACCAAATCAAAAAGCTGCTGGGGGCAACGCTATATGCGAAGCTGCATGCGGGATACCAGGATGACACGCTGGATGATAAGCAAAAGGAGCTGCTCTACCTGGTGCAGTATGCGCTGGGCAACTTGGCCATGGTCAGCTACATGGATATCAACCAGGTGCTGATTTCCGATGGCGGCATCACGCGATCGGACAAGGCAGCTTACCGGTTCCAGATCCGCAGCCTGAAACTCAATCTGCTCACCAAAGGCTATAATGGCCTCGAGTCGGTGCTTGAATTTCTGGAAGAGCATGAAAAGGCAGAAAATTTCACCGATTGGGGCATAAATTCCGCCGTAGTTGTCACTCGCCAATTCTTCATCAATTCAGCCCGAGAATACAGCCAGGAGTACGATATCAGCGACTCCCGCATGACCTATCTGTCACTTCAGTCTATCATCAAAAAGGTGGAGCCATTCGCCGTGGAGTCAGTGATTGGCGAGGCGCTTTACGAGGAAATCAAAGCCCAGATTAAGGAAGGGAATGTGAGCGACGAGAATAAGCTGCTGCTTTCTAAGTTCATACGCCCAGCTGTGGCGCACCTGGTCGCGGCCAAGGCCATCGCAGAGCGCAGCTTTAAGTTTTCCGGAGACACGATCAGCCTGAACCTGGAGATGCTGGTAGATGATACCAGCGAGGGAGCCATGGCCAATAACGACCAGCTGCTGCTCAAAAAAATAGAGCAGGCCTATACTGATGGACAGACTTTCCTTTCCAAGCTGCGCCAGTACCTCAACAAGAACGCCTCTGCCGACAACTATAAAGCTTATTTCGAGAGTGAGCTGTACACGCCTGATCATGTGGTGCCCGCTACTTTCCGCAACAAGCCTGACACCAAAGTTTTCGCATTCATTTGA